In a genomic window of Drosophila takahashii strain IR98-3 E-12201 chromosome 3L, DtakHiC1v2, whole genome shotgun sequence:
- the LOC108067742 gene encoding uncharacterized protein: MNLLMDSLPSHANPGQRRSTPPQHAELRISTSPQQSPQQNQTTNHNNNNETPTSPAGGKTTLKRAFDVAFLMMPDERIKQKQAEKQARLQEALQHHHHQQQQQQQMSHYPTDLSPRGASSQPPSPAALEYISLLEARQRYPQISIRSPRVYDDPSVIIPLVDSPEAPSTSSPPPPMRSAFTKVASSSLSTASSSPSTSTSRLESPVDVGAPPLSPDQLSCHSMSPPLVTPPPRTNSGGQQHPSQNPLPSNPIVYHNFRPEYQFNGAFQAVNPMQALQAQQRLKQQLLYTRPPGPGNPNGGGGGPMPGSSPPGGPPAEFLHGYPGFAPPPHPFAVSQPLQNPAAAAILSTLIPPTLASTFTLTAQNVCAKCNISFRMTSDLVYHMRSHHKSEVACDPNRRKREEKLRCPVCQETFRERHHLTRHMTAHQDKASDHQPQMEDSSSSSAGGDNEIINVVGGTPPGRRMGGMSK; encoded by the coding sequence ATGAATCTGCTCATGGATAGCCTGCCGTCGCATGCGAATCCTGGCCAGCGTCGCTCCACGCCGCCCCAGCACGCCGAGCTGCGGATCTCCACATCGCCGCAACAGTCGCCGCAGCAAAATCAGACCACCAATcacaataacaataatgaGACACCCACATCGCCGGCTGGTGGAAAGACCACTCTGAAACGAGCCTTCGATGTGGCCTTCCTAATGATGCCCGATGAGCGGATCAAGCAGAAGCAGGCAGAGAAGCAGGCCCGCCTCCAGGAGGCACTGCAGCATcatcaccaccagcagcagcaacagcagcagatgAGCCACTATCCCACAGATTTGTCGCCTCGAGGAGCTTCCTCGCAACCTCCATCGCCGGCCGCCCTGGAGTACATAAGTCTGCTGGAGGCTCGCCAGCGATATCCACAGATCAGCATCCGTTCGCCGCGGGTCTATGATGATCCCAGTGTGATTATACCGCTGGTGGATTCCCCAGAGGCTCCCTCCACCTCCTCACCACCACCGCCCATGCGGAGTGCTTTCACCAAGGTGGCCTCCTCGTCGCTGTCCACCGCCTCATCCTCACCGTCGACCTCCACTTCCCGTCTGGAGTCACCCGTGGATGTGGGAGCTCCTCCCCTCAGTCCCGATCAGCTGAGCTGCCACTCGATGAGTCCGCCGCTGGTGACGCCGCCGCCAAGAACCAATAGCGGTGGCCAGCAGCATCCCAGCCAGAATCCCCTGCCGTCGAATCCCATTGTGTACCACAACTTTCGGCCGGAGTATCAGTTCAACGGAGCCTTTCAGGCCGTGAATCCCATGCAGGCTCTGCAGGCACAGCAGCGACTCAAGCAGCAGCTGCTCTACACTCGTCCTCCAGGACCGGGAAATCCCAATGGCGGAGGCGGAGGACCCATGCCAGGTAGTTCACCACCTGGCGGACCACCGGCGGAGTTTCTGCATGGCTATCCGGGATTTGCTCCGCCACCCCATCCCTTTGCAGTATCGCAGCCTCTGCAGAATCCCGCTGCAGCTGCCATTCTCTCCACGCTGATTCCACCCACTTTGGCCTCCACCTTCACACTGACCGCCCAGAATGTGTGCGCCAAGTGCAACATTAGCTTCCGGATGACCAGCGATCTGGTCTATCACATGCGATCGCATCACAAAAGCGAGGTGGCCTGCGATCCGAATCGCCGCAAGCGCGAGGAGAAGCTCCGATGTCCCGTCTGCCAGGAGACTTTCAGGGAGCGACACCATTTGACGCGACACATGACCGCCCACCAGGACAAGGCCAGTGATCACCAGCCGCAAATGGAGGACTCATCCTCGTCCTCCGCCGGCGGAGATAACGAGATCATCAACGTGGTCGGCGGCACTCCGCCAGGTCGCCGAATGGGAGGCATGTCCAAATGA
- the LOC108067741 gene encoding luciferin 4-monooxygenase, giving the protein MGNEKASEKSYKAESIYDDNLKIWTGGERQSLFSPDLSIGEIIFQEMERHPNLIAQISVTEDSVLTREELHMNAKRVASYMRKMGLGQEDIVGVMGRQTTHLAAVAYACFFNGTPFHALHNAYEESTIEQLFGLTMPRLIFCDGDEFEKVRAATRNLRVRIVTMRNHPKGSLRIQDILSTPVEENFQPIRLEHGNDQTLAILSSSGTSGVPKAVTISNSHQLIVNIPIDSSMVQYTTSTLDWLSGLMMTIVSGVFSTTSIIADRDFDPKLLCSIIEIYEINALLLNSSYIASFANSPDFESADLSSLKYFFYGGSNCSLDVQHKVRSRVDRDCLHFCYGVTELNCAASVNLNFDGKPNSVGRPANGIKVKIINEQGAAQGPNEVGEICLNSGQKWAGYYKDVEETKKILDPENWIHTGDLGYMDEDGFLFVIDRLKDMLKYQNIMYYPSEIESVIAEMPNVVEACVFGIWDPVNGDEAAASVVKKPGTQLEAQDVVDYVRKHITAKYKQLNGGALIVDQIIGCGDRKANRSAAKAYFLQNFNNN; this is encoded by the exons ATGGGTAATGAAAAAGCAAGTGAAAAGTCATACAAGGCTGAAAGCATTTACGATGATAACCTGAAGATCTGGACTGGTGGCGAAAGGCAAAGTTTATTTTCACCCGACCTGTCCATCGGAGAGATAATCTTTCAGGAAATGGAACGCCACCCGAATCTCATCGCTCAG ATCTCCGTAACGGAGGACAGTGTGCTGACCCGGGAAGAGCTTCACATGAATGCCAAGCGAGTGGCAAGTTATATGCGGAAAATGGGCCTGGGACAAGAGGACATCGTGGGAGTCATGGGCAGGCAAACCACTCACCTGGCGGCTGTAGCTTATGCCTGTTTCTTCAACGGAACCCCCTTCCACGCCCTTCACAACGCCTATGAAGAGTCGACTATCGAGCAACTGTTCGGGCTGACTATGCCCCGGCTGATATTCTGCGATGGAGATGAGTTCGAAAAGGTTCGAGCAGCCACTAGAAACCTCCGAGTAAGGATAGTTACTATGCGGAATCATCCGAAGGGATCCCTACGAATCCAGGATATTTTGAGCACTCCAGTGGAGGAGAACTTCCAGCCCATCCGTTTAGAACATGGTAATGACCAGACACTGGCCATTCTTAGTTCTTCCGGAACGTCGGGAGTTCCCAAGGCAGTCACCATCAGCAACAGTCATCAGCTCATTGTGAACAT TCCCATAGACAGCTCGATGGTTCAGTATACAACGAGCACCTTGGACTGGTTGTCGGGTCTAATGATGACCATTGTTTCTGGAGTGTTCAGTACAACTAGCATTATTGCAGACCGCGACTTCGATCCTAAGCTGTTGTGCAGCATAATTGAGATATATGAGATCAATGCATTGCTTTTAAATTCCTCATATATAGCCAGCTTTGCCAACAGTCCGGATTTTGAATCGGCAGACCTATCATCTCTGAAGTACTTCTTTTATGGAGGTTCAAACTGTTCCCTGGATGTTCAGCATAAAGTGCGTAGCCGTGTTGACCGCGATTGCTTACACTTTTGTTACGGTGTAACTGAGTTAAACTGCGCTGCAAGCGTTAACTTAAACTTCGACGGAAAACCCAATTCGGTGGGGCGTCCTGCTAACGGAATTAAAGTCAAGATAATCAACGAACAAGGCGCGGCTCAAGGACCTAATGAAGTTGGTGAAATCTGCTTAAATAGCGGCCAAAAATGGGCTGGCTACTATAAGGACGTCgaggaaactaaaaaaattctggaCCCCGAAAACTGGATTCACACCGGAGACCTAGGCTACATGGACGAAGACGGATTTCTATTTGTTATCGATCGCCTAAAGGATATGCTGAAGTACCAGAACATCATGTATTATCCCAGCGAGATAGAGAGTGTCATTGCCGAAATGCCAAATGTTGTGGAGGCATGTGTCTTTGGGATATGGGACCCAGTGAATGGAGATGAGGCAGCTGCCTCGGTGGTCAAGAAACCAGGAACCCAACTGGAGGCCCAGGATGTGGTGGATTATGTGAGGAAACATATCACTGCCAAATACAAACAGCTGAACGGAGGGGCTCTAATTGTGGATCAAATCATTGGATGTGGGGATAGGAAAGCCAATAGATCAGCTGCCAAAGCTTATTTTTTACAGAATTTTaacaataattaa
- the LOC108067740 gene encoding luciferin 4-monooxygenase-like, which produces MGDFRAGESPFKTKNTYDDKLKIWSGGEKRSLFSPDLSIGEIIFRQMERHSKLIAQISVTEDTVLTWGELRENAKRVATYMRNLGLKQGEFVGIIGRLTTHLTALAYACFFNGTPYHALHTEYEQSAIERLFGMTRPRLIFCDGDEFAKVRAATESLQVKIVTMRNHPKGSLRIEDILGTTVGENFQPVRLKEGTDQTLAILSSSGSSGLPKAVTISNSHQIIASFLAVDTSLVNYNPNTLDWASGISMTINSGVFGTPSIISDSDFDPGSLCGLIREYRISLVFISSSQLAMLANCPEFETADLSSVKYLFYGGSNCSLEAQKRVSSRLSPECINFSYTLTELNSPGCMNFNFEEKPNSVGRPVKGIKVKIINEQGEAQGPNNIGEICFNNGQKWSGYYKNPEETRNMQDTQNWFHTGDLGYMDDDGYLFVIDRLKDMLKYRTIMYYPSEIENVIAEMPNVVEACVFGIWDPVNGDKAAASVVKKPGTQLEAQDVVDYVRKHITAKYKQLNGGALIVDRIVQSANRKASRAATKANFLQIMNKC; this is translated from the exons ATGGGAGATTTTCGAGCAGGCGAATCGccgttcaaaacaaaaaacacctaTGATGATAAGCTCAAAATCTGGAGTGGTGGCGAAAAGCGGAGTTTATTTTCCCCCGACTTGTCCATCGGAGAGATTATCTTCCGGCAAATGGAGCGTCATTCAAAACTCATAGCTCAG ATCTCCGTAACGGAGGACACAGTGTTGACTTGGGGAGAACTACGCGAGAATGCGAAGCGAGTGGCTACATATATGCGAAACTTGGGCCTGAAGCAAGGAGAATTTGTGGGAATCATTGGCAGACTCACCACCCACTTGACGGCTCTGGCTTACGCCTGTTTCTTCAATGGAACCCCATATCATGCCCTGCACACTGAGTACGAACAGTCGGCAATCGAGAGACTATTTGGAATGACTCGACCTCGTCTAATCTTTTGCGATGGAGATGAGTTTGCAAAGGTTCGGGCAGCCACTGAAAGCCTGCAAGTGAAGATAGTTACTATGCGGAATCATCCGAAGGGATCACTACGGATTGAGGATATTTTGGGGACTACCGTGGGGGAGAACTTTCAGCCAGTCCGTTTGAAAGAGGGTACTGATCAAACTCTGGCCATTCTTAGTTCCTCTGGGTCATCGGGCCTTCCAAAGGCAGTTACTATTAGCAATAGTCACCAGATTATTGCGAGCTTTCT CGCCGTGGATACTTCCCTAGTTAACTATAACCCAAACACATTGGATTGGGCTTCGGGAATCTCGATGACCATCAATTCTGGCGTCTTTGGCACACCGAGCATTATTTCAGACAGTGACTTTGATCCTGGCTCCTTGTGTGGTTTAATAAGAGAGTATAGAATCTCATTGGTGTTCATAAGTTCTTCACAATTGGCCATGCTAGCTAACTGCCCGGAATTCGAAACAGCTGATCTTTCTTCCGTAAAGTACTTATTTTATGGTGGATCAAATTGTTCACTGGAAGCTCAGAAAAGAGTGAGCAGCCGTCTTAGCCCCGAATGCATTAACTTTAGTTATACGCTAACCGAGTTAAACAGCCCGGGATGCATGAACTTCAACTTCGAAGAGAAACCCAATTCTGTAGGCCGACCGGTTAAGGGCATTAAGGTAAAAATTATCAACGAACAGGGTGAGGCCCAAGGACCTAACAACATTGGTGAAATCTGCTTCAATAACGGTCAAAAATGGTCTGGCTACTATAAGAATCCAGAGGAAACCAGAAATATGCAGGACACTCAGAACTGGTTTCACACTGGAGATCTCGGCTACATGGACGACGACGGTTATCTTTTTGTTATTGATCGCCTAAAGGACATGCTGAAGTATCGCACAATCATGTATTATCCCAGCGAGATAGAGAATGTCATTGCCGAAATGCCGAATGTTGTGGAGGCATGTGTCTTTGGGATATGGGACCCAGTGAATGGAGATAAGGCAGCTGCCTCGGTGGTCAAGAAACCGGGAACCCAACTGGAGGCCCAGGATGTGGTGGATTACGTGAGGAAACATATCACTGCCAAATACAAACAGCTGAACGGAGGGGCTCTAATTGTCGATCGAATTGTTCAGAGTGCTAATAGAAAAGCAAGCCGAGCAGCCACAAAAGCtaactttttacaaattatgaacaaGTGTTAG
- the LOC108067743 gene encoding serine protease gd-like, whose product MEMELAIVASLISLAMGQIPPEKSCTKYFQYVNSSLGLQGEITLPTLKQGHNRIDLVFSQMGDQDDTSVGQLKPYPDEKGTQLSTGPYKFRIALKHSPTHGLPKLGLLSYNDQPLCSSDEYVLYVTYYTRSYEFLKNESLDSSRSSPIVCGRQGNIAPHFVQGKKFPLGRYPWLSAIYDKESGALLFKCVGTLISASVVISAAHCVYQKQENSVVIGLGLHDLNNFPEVGTELRNVKRLHSHPEVTTILNSKVDIALITMERPVTFNNIIAPICLWSAEASRTVSTAGVLAGWKIHRDSSEKQYPWVIEVEIFNATDCIRANPSLSDLVKEESLCSVNSEGSGPCFGGGLMVHQGDRWLLRGIASSGEFKVDHTCNRHQYCDLSHHIDWINDNIT is encoded by the exons ATGGAAATGGAGCTGGCCATCGTGGCGTCGCTAATCTCCTTGGCGATGGGACAGATTCCACCGGAGAAGTCGTGTACTAAATACTTCCAATATGTGAACAGTTCTCTCGGTCTTCAAGGCGAGATCACGCTGCCCACTTTGAAGCAGGGTCACAATCGCATCGACTTGGTTTTCTCTCAGATGGGTGATCAAGAT GACACCTCCGTGGGTCAGCTGAAACCGTATCCGGATGAGAAAGGAACTCAATTGAGCACCGGGCCCTATAAGTTTCGGATAGCCCTCAAACACAGTCCGACCCATGGATTGCCCAAGTTGGGGCTACTCTCTTACAACGATCAGCCGCTCTGCTCGAGCGACGAAT ACGTTCTATACGTAACCTACTACACTCGGTCCTATGAGTTTCTCAAAAATGAATCACTGGACAGTTCCCGTTCATCACCAATAGTTTGCGGCAGACAGGGCAACATAGCTCCGCATTTTGTGCAGGGCAAGAAATTCCCCCTGGGACGATATCCCTGGCTTTCTGCCATCTATGACAAGGAATCAGGCGCTCTTTTATTCAAGTGCGTGGGAACTCTGATCTCCGCCAGTGTGGTTATAAGCGCCGCCCACTGTGTTTACCAGAAGCAGGAGAACAGCGTGGTCATCGGATTAGGTCTACATGATCTGAATAATTTCCCAGAAGTAGGGACCGAGCTGCGTAACGTAAAGCGACTGCATTCCCATCCGGAAGTCACAACCATTCTTAATTCCAAAGTGGATATCGCGCTGATCACCATGGAACGGCCAGTCAC gTTCAACAACATTATAGCACCGATTTGCTTGTGGTCGGCGGAGGCGAGCCGTACAGTGAGCACTGCGGGAGTCCTTGCGGGATGGAAAATACATAGGGATAGCTCTGAAAAGCAGTATCCTTGGGTAATAGAGGTGGAGATCTTCAATGCCACGGACTGTATCCGCGCAAATCCGAGTCTAAGCGACTTAGTGAAGGAGGAAAGCCTGTGCTCGGTAAATAGCGAAGGATCTGGTCCATGTTTCGGCGGAGGACTGATGGTCCATCAGGGCGATCGATGGCTACTCCGGGGAATTGCATCTAGCGGGGAATTCAAAGTCGACCACACATGTAATCGTCACCAGTACTGCGATCTGTCTCACCATATTGACTGGATAAACGATAATATAACCTGA
- the LOC108067744 gene encoding chymotrypsin-1-like isoform X1 — translation MGLELVVVVSLLSLAMGQIRPESSCSNYFQYVNNTAEEIYGEITLPTLKPGHNRIDLVFSQMCDQDDTSVGQLKPYPDEREILWSTGPYKFRIALKQSLSNRKPRLSQLAYNDQLLCGEYALYVSYYTRFYEFSKNESLDRPPSSSSVCGRQGSIAPFVIGGKKFPLGRYPWLSAIFHKDSAPVSGSYKCGGSLISASVVISSAHCVYKMSESSVLIGLGVHDLSNYLEIGANRRNAKRLISHPEFENYFIPDVDIALIIMDRPVTFNEIIAPICLWAANSVGKYSKAGIIAGWETKKNSSESQYPWVVEVEILSPKDCVRDEIVWRDPRLCAAKRDASQGPCYGDSGGGLMVLQDDRWLLRGIASSWITAPNGSCNSNQYVEYCDVAQHINWIKENIT, via the exons ATGGGTCTGGAGTTGGTCGTAGTTGTATCGCTACTCTCCTTGGCGATGGGACAGATTCGGCCGGAGAGCTCGTGCTCTAACTACTTTCAATATGTAAACAATACTGCTGAGGAAATTTATGGCGAAATAACGCTGCCCACTTTGAAGCCGGGTCACAATCGCATCGACTTGGTTTTCTCCCAGATGTGTGATCAAGAT GACACATCCGTGGGTCAGCTGAAACCGTACCCGGATGAAAGGGAAATTCTATGGAGCACCGGACCCTATAAGTTCCGAATCGCCCTCAAACAGAGTCTGAGCAATAGGAAGCCTAGGCTGTCGCAACTGGCCTACAATGATCAGCTGCTCTGCGGCGAAT ACGCTCTATATGTCAGCTACTACACACGCTTCTATgagttttccaaaaatgaatCGCTGGACCGTCCACCTTCGTCATCAAGTGTTTGCGGAAGGCAGGGCAGCATAGCTCCGTTTGTTATAGGCGGAAAGAAGTTCCCACTAGGTCGGTATCCCTGGCTTTCTGCCATCTTTCACAAGGATTCAGCTCCAGTCAGTGGAAGCTACAAGTGCGGGGGATCCCTGATCTCCGCCAGTGTCGTCATCAGTTCCGCCCACTGTGTGTACAAGATGTCGGAGAGCAGCGTGCTCATCGGATTAGGTGTACATGATCTAAGTAATTACTTGGAGATTGGGGCCAATAGGCGAAATGCAAAGCGATTGATCTCCCATCCGGAATTCGAAAACTACTTCATTCCCGATGTGGATATCGCGCTGATCATCATGGATCGGCCAGTCAC GTTCAACGAAATTATAGCACCGATTTGCCTGTGGGCTGCGAACTCGGTCGGTAAGTATAGCAAGGCTGGCATCATTGCGGGATGGGAAACAAAGAAGAACAGTTCCGAGTCGCAGTATCCTTGGGTTGTGGAGGTGGAGATACTGAGTCCCAAGGACTGTGTTCGTGATGAAATCGTATGGAGAGATCCCAGGCTGTGCGCAGCAAAACGCGATGCATCGCAGGGCCCATGTTACGGCGATTCTGGCGGAGGACTGATGGTCCTACAAGACGATCGATGGCTACTCCGGGGAATTGCATCTTCCTGGATAACAGCACCTAACGGCTCATGCAACTCCAACCAATACGTAGAGTACTGCGATGTGGCCCAGCATATTAACTggataaaagaaaatataacctAA
- the LOC108067744 gene encoding uncharacterized protein isoform X2 yields MGLELVVVVSLLSLAMGQIRPESSCSNYFQYVNNTAEEIYGEITLPTLKPGHNRIDLVFSQMCDQDDTSVGQLKPYPDEREILWSTGPYKFRIALKQSLSNRKPRLSQLAYNDQLLCGEYALYVSYYTRFYEFSKNESLDRPPSSSSVCGRQGSIAPFVIGGKKFPLGRYPWLSAIFHKDSAPVSGSYKCGGSLISASVVISSAHCVYKMSESSVLIGLGVHDLSNYLEIGANRRNAKRLISHPEFENYFIPDVDIALIIMDRPVT; encoded by the exons ATGGGTCTGGAGTTGGTCGTAGTTGTATCGCTACTCTCCTTGGCGATGGGACAGATTCGGCCGGAGAGCTCGTGCTCTAACTACTTTCAATATGTAAACAATACTGCTGAGGAAATTTATGGCGAAATAACGCTGCCCACTTTGAAGCCGGGTCACAATCGCATCGACTTGGTTTTCTCCCAGATGTGTGATCAAGAT GACACATCCGTGGGTCAGCTGAAACCGTACCCGGATGAAAGGGAAATTCTATGGAGCACCGGACCCTATAAGTTCCGAATCGCCCTCAAACAGAGTCTGAGCAATAGGAAGCCTAGGCTGTCGCAACTGGCCTACAATGATCAGCTGCTCTGCGGCGAAT ACGCTCTATATGTCAGCTACTACACACGCTTCTATgagttttccaaaaatgaatCGCTGGACCGTCCACCTTCGTCATCAAGTGTTTGCGGAAGGCAGGGCAGCATAGCTCCGTTTGTTATAGGCGGAAAGAAGTTCCCACTAGGTCGGTATCCCTGGCTTTCTGCCATCTTTCACAAGGATTCAGCTCCAGTCAGTGGAAGCTACAAGTGCGGGGGATCCCTGATCTCCGCCAGTGTCGTCATCAGTTCCGCCCACTGTGTGTACAAGATGTCGGAGAGCAGCGTGCTCATCGGATTAGGTGTACATGATCTAAGTAATTACTTGGAGATTGGGGCCAATAGGCGAAATGCAAAGCGATTGATCTCCCATCCGGAATTCGAAAACTACTTCATTCCCGATGTGGATATCGCGCTGATCATCATGGATCGGCCAGTCACGTAG
- the LOC138912878 gene encoding haptoglobin-related protein-like, whose translation MQSTHGIVAGWESTETVSNKDYPWVVEVEIASPEVCARNFKGLTLPEQTLCVETRNGAQLGCVGESGVGLMVLKDERWLLRGIVLLSKRSGLNCDLSEYVLFCDLSKYIKWINDNIR comes from the coding sequence ATGCAGAGCACACATGGCATCGTTGCTGGCTGGGAATCCACGGAGACTGTGTCCAATAAGGACTACCCCTGGGTTGTGGAGGTGGAGATAGCCAGTCCCGAGGTCTGTGCCAGGAATTTTAAAGGCCTTACGCTGCCGGAGCAAACTCTTTGCGTGGAAACTAGGAATGGAGCACAGCTTGGATGTGTCGGCGAGTCTGGCGTAGGACTGATGGTCTTGAAGGACGAGCGATGGCTACTCCGGGGCATTGTATTGCTTTCAAAACGCTCTGGATTAAACTGTGACCTTAGCGAGTATGTACTGTTCTGCGATTTGTCCAAGTATATTAAATGGATAAACGATAATATTCGTTGA
- the LOC123002340 gene encoding clotting factor B-like encodes MGLKLVVGVSLLSLAMGQIRPENSCSKYFQYVNNTAEEFQGEITLPTLKQGHNRIDLVFSQMGDQDDFFVGQLKPYPDEKEIQWRTGPYKFRIFLSPSVANGKPKLSQLAHNNQLLCGEYVLYVSYHTRSYEFFKNGSLERIPVSPKVCGKRGNMGPYISQGRSFPPGRYPWLSAIFIKESGTLSFQCVATLISASVVISAGHCVHNITKKSVVIGLGIHVLDKYGEDGAETRNVKRLLFHPGVKNNGFNEADIALITMERPVMYVNMNLRLQRYNLYSAYFEFVLN; translated from the exons atggGTCTGAAGTTGGTCGTCGGAGTATCGCTACTCTCCTTGGCGATGGGACAGATTCGGCCGGAGAACTCGTGCTCTAAATACTTTCAATATGTAAACAATACTGCTGAGGAATTCCAGGGTGAGATCACGTTGCCCACTTTGAAGCAGGGTCACAATCGCATCGACTTGGTTTTCTCCCAGATGGGTGATCAAGAT GACTTTTTTGTGGGTCAACTGAAACCGTATCCGGATGAAAAAGAAATTCAATGGAGAACGGGACCCTATAAGTTCCGGATTTTTCTTAGTCCGAGCGTGGCCAATGGAAAGCCCAAATTGTCGCAGCTCGCCCACAATAATCAGCTGCTCTGCGGCGAAT ACGTTCTATATGTCAGCTACCATACTCGTTCCTATGAGTTTTTCAAAAATGGATCGCTGGAACGTATTCCTGTATCACCAAAAGTTTGCGGCAAACGGGGCAACATGGGCCCGTATATTTCTCAAGGCAGGAGTTTTCCCCCGGGTCGGTATCCCTGGCTTTCTGCCATCTTTATAAAGGAATCCGGTACTCTAAGCTTTCAGTGCGTGGCAACCCTGATCTCGGCCAGTGTTGTCATCAGTGCCGGCCACTGTGTGCACAACATAACGAAGAAGAGCGTGGTTATCGGACTGGGTATTCATGTTCTGGATAAATACGGAGAGGATGGAGCTGAGACTCGAAATGTGAAGCGATTGCTTTTCCATCCGGGAGTCAAAAACAATGGTTTTAACGAAGCTGATATCGCACTGATCACAATGGAGCGGCCAGtcatgtatgtaaatatgaaCCTTCGATTACAACGCTATAATCTTTATAGCGcttattttgaatttgttttaaattga
- the LOC108067745 gene encoding chymotrypsin-like protease CTRL-1, translating into MNLELVVILSLISLAMGQIRPESSCSKYFRYVNVTAEEIQGEITLPTLKQGHNRIDLLFSQTGDQDDFFVGQLKPYPDEKEIQWRTGPYKFRITISPSVANEKPKLSQLVYNDQLLCGEYVLYASYQTRFYEFFKNGSLDRSPLSPNVCGRQGSIAPFVIGGKNFPLGRYPWLSAIFLKEENTLSFECVATLISASIVISAAHCVHLKTEFDVFIGLGLHNLDSFGNDGSETRSVKRLLLHPDVKNDSFNEADIVLITMERPVTFNQKISPICLWTEEASRMESTHGIVAGWELTSSKYDNPWVVQVDIASPEVCALAFTALSLSNRTLCAGHRSGACVGDHGVGLMVLQGDRWLLRGIVLVKRLECDFNEYVPYCDLSKYINWINDNISG; encoded by the exons ATGAATCTGGAGTTAGTTGTCATTTTATCGCTAATCTCGTTGGCGATGGGACAGATTCGGCCGGAGAGCTCGTGTTCTAAATATTTCCGATATGTAAACGTTACTGCCGAGGAAATTCAGGGAGAGATCACGCTGCCCACTTTGAAACAGGGTCACAATCGCATCGATTTGCTTTTCTCTCAGACGGGTGATCAAGAT GACTTTTTCGTGGGTCAGCTGAAACCGTATCCAGATGAAAAAGAAATTCAATGGAGAACCGGACCCTATAAGTTCCGGATTACTATTAGTCCGAGCGTGGCCAATGAAAAACCCAAGTTGTCGCAACTCGTCTACAATGATCAGTTGCTCTGCGGCGAAT ACGTTCTTTATGCCAGCTACCAGACTCGCTTCTATGAGTTTTTCAAAAATGGATCGCTGGACCGTTCCCCTTTGTCACCAAATGTTTGCGGAAGGCAGGGCAGCATAGCTCCGTTTGTTATAGGGGGCAAGAATTTCCCACTGGGTCGATATCCCTGGCTATCGGCCATCTTTCTAAAGGAAGAAAATACTCTAAGCTTCGAGTGCGTGGCAACCCTGATCTCCGCCAGTATTGTCATCAGTGCCGCACACTGTGTGCATCTGAAGACGGAGTTCGACGTGTTCATCGGACTCGGTCTTCATAATCTGGATAGCTTCGGAAATGATGGATCCGAGACTCGAAGCGTGAAGCGATTGCTCTTGCATCCGGATGTTAAGAACGATTCTTTTAACGAAGCGGATATCGTGCTGATCACCATGGAGCGGCCAGTGAC GTTTAACCAAAAAATATCGCCAATTTGCCTGTGGACGGAGGAGGCGAGCAGAATGGAAAGCACCCATGGCATCGTTGCGGGTTGGGAATTAACTAGCTCCAAATATGATAATCCCTGGGTTGTGCAGGTGGATATAGCCAGTCCCGAAGTCTGTGCCTTGGCTTTTACGGCGCTTTCGCTTTCGAATAGAACTTTGTGCGCGGGACACCGCAGTGGGGCATGTGTCGGCGACCACGGTGTAGGACTGATGGTCTTGCAGGGAGATCGATGGCTACTCCGGGGCATAGTGCTAGTGAAACGCCTAGAGTGTGACTTTAACGAGTATGTACCGTACTGCGATTTGTCCAAGTATATTAACTGGATAAACGATAATATTAGTGGATAG